The region CTTCTTGAACCGGTAGGGTTTAAAAGTTTTCCTTCTGCAGACGCAGCCTATGCTTTTACCCTCTTTAGCGTGATGCTGTTTTACGGAAGCTGGTGGATCATTTTAATAATGTTGGTATACGCTCTGCTTATCGGGTATGGGAGAGTTTACATGGGGGCTCACTTTCCTTTAGATGTTATAGTTGGAAGTTTTATAGGTCTTTCAGCAGGGATATGCGGCTATTTTTTGTTAGCACCGGTTGAAAGTATTTTATTAGACATTTTCTCTAACTTCCAGCATTAACCTTTTCATCTTTCTAACAGCCTCATCAAGTCCCCAGAACACAGAGTTGGCTATTATAGAGTGTCCTATGTTCAACTCCTCAATCTCAGGAATTGATGCAACTGGCTGAACATTTGTGTAAGTTAGCCCATGTCCTGCAAAAACCTTAAGTCCTTTTTCTTTTGCGTATTTTGAAGCCTCTTTTAATCTTTCAAGCTCTTTATTCCTTTTTTCTTCTGTATCTGCGTTGGCATACTCTCCTGTATGGAGTTCCACAGCGTCTGCTCCAGCTTCTAATGAGGCTTCAATCTGGTTTTTTTCAGGATCAATAAACAAAGCAACATCAATGCCTTTTTGTTTTATTTCCTTTATGTATTCTTTCAGATAATCTTTCATTCCCAAAACATCTAATCCCCCCTCAGTTGTGATCTCCTCTCTTTTTTCAGGAACGAGAGTTACCCTTTCCGGCTTTATATTTATAGCTATTTTTTTCATTTCTTGCGTTGGTGCCATCTCCATATTAAGGGGTATTCTTTTTATGACGCATCTAAGCCTGACAACATCTTCGTCCTGAATGTGTCTTCTGTCTTCTCTCAGGTGGAATGTGATCTGATCTGCCCCTGCGTCCTGAGCAATCAAAGCTCCTTTGACAGGATCAGGCTCGTATGTTTTCCTCGCTTCTCTTACAGTTGCTATATGATCTATATTTACCCCTAACCTCATTTTTTCTCCTTTTAAGATTTATTTAAAACAATCCGATAATAAAAGGTAAAAAAACTACAGGACAAATAATGCTTAGAAAAATTTTAATCTTAATACTGTTTGCTGTAAATACCGCTTTTGCAGTAAAAATAAAACATGCAGACCATTCTGACTTTTACAGGGTCGTTCTGGAAACAGGAAAACCTGTAAGTTTTGAGGAGATACCTTTCCTTGATACAAAAATTTTCGTGCTGAGTCTTAATACAAACTCTAAGAAAATGAACAAAAAAATCTTAAAGAGGAAGTATGTTAAAAGTCTTGACATTATCTACAACGGGGAAACGACAAAGTTTGTTTTTGAGGTGTCCAATAAAATAAAAGGCTACAAGATATACACACTGAACAACCCTTACAGAATTGTTATTGATTTTTTAAAGAAAAAAACTCCCAGAAAGACGGTTCAAACCTCTAAAGATCCTATATACCAGATAATTATGAATTACGAGATTAAAGAGAAGAAAATACCTGAAGATTTTTCAGGGGTAAAGAAAGTTATAGTTATAGATCCGGGACACGGTGGAAAGGATCCGGGGGCGATTGCTAACGGATTATGGGAAAAAGATGTTAACCTCAAAATTGCAAAAAAACTAAAAGAAATCCTTGAGAAAGATCCCAGATTTAGGGTTTATCTCACCAGAAATTCTGATAGATTTATAACCCTTTACAACAGAACTGTTTTTGCGATTAAAAAAAATGCAGACCTTTTCATAAGTATACACTGTAATTCCTCGCCTACAAGAACAGAATCTGGAACA is a window of Persephonella sp. DNA encoding:
- a CDS encoding pyridoxine 5'-phosphate synthase codes for the protein MRLGVNIDHIATVREARKTYEPDPVKGALIAQDAGADQITFHLREDRRHIQDEDVVRLRCVIKRIPLNMEMAPTQEMKKIAINIKPERVTLVPEKREEITTEGGLDVLGMKDYLKEYIKEIKQKGIDVALFIDPEKNQIEASLEAGADAVELHTGEYANADTEEKRNKELERLKEASKYAKEKGLKVFAGHGLTYTNVQPVASIPEIEELNIGHSIIANSVFWGLDEAVRKMKRLMLEVRENV
- a CDS encoding N-acetylmuramoyl-L-alanine amidase; this encodes MLRKILILILFAVNTAFAVKIKHADHSDFYRVVLETGKPVSFEEIPFLDTKIFVLSLNTNSKKMNKKILKRKYVKSLDIIYNGETTKFVFEVSNKIKGYKIYTLNNPYRIVIDFLKKKTPRKTVQTSKDPIYQIIMNYEIKEKKIPEDFSGVKKVIVIDPGHGGKDPGAIANGLWEKDVNLKIAKKLKEILEKDPRFRVYLTRNSDRFITLYNRTVFAIKKNADLFISIHCNSSPTRTESGTYVYTLNLRGARSKIARLVEKRENRAVMNYIKVSTNPVVNRIMADLAISTTMTEGRNFAYYLKKHLKNITDFKDVDSANFAVLKTPGIPSVLIEVLYLTDPVDAQLLKSEDFIEKFSFGVYNAVVDYFYRE